In the Theobroma cacao cultivar B97-61/B2 chromosome 1, Criollo_cocoa_genome_V2, whole genome shotgun sequence genome, one interval contains:
- the LOC18614282 gene encoding 4-hydroxy-tetrahydrodipicolinate synthase, chloroplastic isoform X2, translating to MATLKSYGVRLEESTHQFPRPNRGDNYKRRNAKWRSPQAAVIPNFHLPMRSFEVKNRTSSEDIKSLRLITAIKTPYLPDGRFDLEAYDGLVNIQIENGAEGVIVGGTTGEGQLMSWDEHIMLIGHTVNCFGGSIKVIGNTGSNSTREAIHATEQGFAVGMHAALHINPYYGKTSLEGLVSHFDSVLPMGPTIIYNVPSRTGQDIPPRVINTVAQCPNLAGVKECVGNDRIEQYTDNGIVVWSGNDDQCHDARWSHGATGVISVTSNLIPGLMRELMFGGKNPSLNVKLLPLIEWLFEEPNPIGLNTALAQLGVVRPVFRLPYVPLPLAKRVEFVNLVRQIGRQNFVGEKDVQVLDDDDFILVGRY from the exons ATGGCTACTTTGAAGAGCTATGGCGTGCGCTTGGAAGAGTCTACTCACCAGTTTCCGCGTCCCAATCGCGGCGATAATTACAAGAG GAGAAATGCAAAATGGAGGTCTCCACAAGCAGCAGTAATACCTAATTTCCATCTCCCAATGCGTAGTTTTGAGGTTAAAAACAG AACATCATCAGAAGATATAAAATCTCTCCGATTGATAACAGCTATCAAAACCCCATATTTACCTGATGGAAGGTTTGATCTTGAAGCTTATGATGGCTTGGTGAATATCCAAATTGAAAATGGTGCTGAAGGTGTAATTGTCGGTGGCACAACTGGCGAGGGCCAGCTGATGAGCTGGGATGAACACATAATGCTTATTGGTCATACAGTCAACTGTTTTGGTGGATCAATTAAGGTAATTGGTAACACAGGAAGCAACTCAACAAGGGAAGCAATTCATGCCACTGAACAAGGTTTTGCAGTTGGAATGCATGCTGCTCTTCACATCAATCCTTACTATGGCAAAACATCTCTGGAGGGCTTGGTTTCTCACTTTGATAGTGTGCTGCCAATGGGCCCCACCATCATATACAATGTGCCATCACGAACTGGCCAAGATATTCCCCCACGTGTCATCAATACGGTAGCACAGTGTCCTAACTTGGCCGGTGTTAAGGAATGTGTTGGAAATGACCGGATTGAGCAGTATACAGATAATGGAATTGTAGTGTGGAGTGGGAATGATGATCAGTGCCATGATGCTAGGTGGAGCCATGGGGCTACTGGGGTAATTTCTGTTACAAGCAACCTGATTCCAGGTTTGATGCGAGAACTAATGTTTGGAGGGAAAAACCCTTCGCTTAATGTGAAGCTCTTACCTCTGATTGAGTGGCTCTTTGAGGAACCCAACCCCATTGGCCTAAACACAGCCCTTGCACAACTTGGGGTTGTGAGGCCAGTTTTCAGGTTACCATATGTACCTCTTCCTCTGGCAAAGAGGGTAGAATTTGTTAATCTTGTCAGGCAAATTGGGCGGCAGAATTTTGTAGGAGAAAAAGATGTTCAGGttcttgatgatgatgacttCATCTTGGTTGGGCGGTATTAG
- the LOC18614282 gene encoding 4-hydroxy-tetrahydrodipicolinate synthase, chloroplastic isoform X1 has protein sequence MATLKSYGVRLEESTHQFPRPNRGDNYKSRRNAKWRSPQAAVIPNFHLPMRSFEVKNRTSSEDIKSLRLITAIKTPYLPDGRFDLEAYDGLVNIQIENGAEGVIVGGTTGEGQLMSWDEHIMLIGHTVNCFGGSIKVIGNTGSNSTREAIHATEQGFAVGMHAALHINPYYGKTSLEGLVSHFDSVLPMGPTIIYNVPSRTGQDIPPRVINTVAQCPNLAGVKECVGNDRIEQYTDNGIVVWSGNDDQCHDARWSHGATGVISVTSNLIPGLMRELMFGGKNPSLNVKLLPLIEWLFEEPNPIGLNTALAQLGVVRPVFRLPYVPLPLAKRVEFVNLVRQIGRQNFVGEKDVQVLDDDDFILVGRY, from the exons ATGGCTACTTTGAAGAGCTATGGCGTGCGCTTGGAAGAGTCTACTCACCAGTTTCCGCGTCCCAATCGCGGCGATAATTACAAGAG CAGGAGAAATGCAAAATGGAGGTCTCCACAAGCAGCAGTAATACCTAATTTCCATCTCCCAATGCGTAGTTTTGAGGTTAAAAACAG AACATCATCAGAAGATATAAAATCTCTCCGATTGATAACAGCTATCAAAACCCCATATTTACCTGATGGAAGGTTTGATCTTGAAGCTTATGATGGCTTGGTGAATATCCAAATTGAAAATGGTGCTGAAGGTGTAATTGTCGGTGGCACAACTGGCGAGGGCCAGCTGATGAGCTGGGATGAACACATAATGCTTATTGGTCATACAGTCAACTGTTTTGGTGGATCAATTAAGGTAATTGGTAACACAGGAAGCAACTCAACAAGGGAAGCAATTCATGCCACTGAACAAGGTTTTGCAGTTGGAATGCATGCTGCTCTTCACATCAATCCTTACTATGGCAAAACATCTCTGGAGGGCTTGGTTTCTCACTTTGATAGTGTGCTGCCAATGGGCCCCACCATCATATACAATGTGCCATCACGAACTGGCCAAGATATTCCCCCACGTGTCATCAATACGGTAGCACAGTGTCCTAACTTGGCCGGTGTTAAGGAATGTGTTGGAAATGACCGGATTGAGCAGTATACAGATAATGGAATTGTAGTGTGGAGTGGGAATGATGATCAGTGCCATGATGCTAGGTGGAGCCATGGGGCTACTGGGGTAATTTCTGTTACAAGCAACCTGATTCCAGGTTTGATGCGAGAACTAATGTTTGGAGGGAAAAACCCTTCGCTTAATGTGAAGCTCTTACCTCTGATTGAGTGGCTCTTTGAGGAACCCAACCCCATTGGCCTAAACACAGCCCTTGCACAACTTGGGGTTGTGAGGCCAGTTTTCAGGTTACCATATGTACCTCTTCCTCTGGCAAAGAGGGTAGAATTTGTTAATCTTGTCAGGCAAATTGGGCGGCAGAATTTTGTAGGAGAAAAAGATGTTCAGGttcttgatgatgatgacttCATCTTGGTTGGGCGGTATTAG
- the LOC18614280 gene encoding CAP-Gly domain-containing linker protein 1 isoform X2, with product MATKEVKKPETPISLKPSPMPKDHDSQSATSRPKQNDASSRSKVPLSTKQFIVSVAANISSQPLPTYDPNVWGVLTAISKNARKRPQGMNMLLTADEHSIGRLVEDVSFRIESISVSAEHCKIYRKRVTNEDTEQSSNSYPSVFLKDMSTNGTYLNWERFRKNSPELKIQHGDIISFSAPPQHELAFAFVYREVLRFAPSVKGACAKRKAEELACENKRLKGIGIGAPEGPLSLDDFRSLQRSNRELRRQLEDQVLTIDTLRNENRATVERHENAIKEIKESVANSYLDQLQELNNLLDVKQKELVEVNRISAEQKHAIEDLNLRLTASIQSCTEANEIMKSQKASIAELKVQFDEERDQRREEREKAAVDLKAAVQRAQSEAQEELQRLSDVALKREKEQQEVINKLEESLRKSSSQVEGLVSKLEETRQKLVNSDNKVRQLETQFCEAQHASATARNKVEELEHAMTGLRKEIEAEKAAREEAWAKVSALELEVNAAMRDLDYERRRLKGARERIMLRETQLRAFYSTTEEISVLFAKQQEQLKAMQRTLEDEENYDNTSVDIDISVPNRTVKRITVRDKATACYHGNNTTKAGSNTSAQRVNFSGDEASATEKHDCDMRSQEVGENTQEAEFTSAERFVKGGFGSDIDGVGTEPVPERYLIGTERVLETESLGIEVERNIDLNRCETLGGDTMQCDYETNGNAPESNEQIHTTCPDTSVHSQSNKLFETQNSVEDTEAGGTIRTADLLASEVLGSWAQSTAPSVHGENESPKIGHNEEDRAMALHDSTGLVAESQRMPPAEAAAARRSDERQALTEMIGIVAPDLKEQFGVAANDDFDQQRKNLTVNSDSDTEDCVDSDDDNNKVAAISGSISDAETEGSDQAGEDQKHNEAMVEDDETSAEDSLG from the exons ATGGCAACGAAGGAAGTCAAAAAACCTGAGACCCCAATTTCTTTAAAACCCAGTCCAATGCCCAAAGACCATGATTCCCAATCGGCGACGTCACGGCCGAAGCAAAACGACGCTTCCTCGCGTTCAAAGGTGCCGTTGAGTACCAAACAGTTCATTGTCTCAGTCGCAGCCAACATCTCCTCTCAGCCTCTCCCGACCTACGATCCCAACGTTTGGGGCGTTCTCACCGCTATTTCTAAAAATGCCCGCAAACGTCCTCAG GGTATGAATATGCTTTTGACTGCCGATGAGCACAGCATTGGTCGATTAGTGGAAGATGTAAGTTTTCGGATTGAGTCAATTTCCGTTAGTGCTGAACATTGCAAAATATATAGGAAGAGAGTCACCAATGAAGATACAGAGCAGTCGTCCAACAGTTATCCGTCTGTTTTCTTGAAAGATATGAG CACAAATGGGACGTATCTTAATTGGGAGAGGTTCAGAAAGAACAGTCCTGAATTGAAAATCCAACATGGagacatcatttcattttctgCCCCTCCACAACATG AACTTGCATTTGCATTCGTATACCGAGAAGTTCTTAGGTTCGCTCCCTCAGTCAAAGGTGCATgtgcaaaaagaaaagcag AAGAGCTTGCTTGTGAAAACAAGAGACTGAAAGGTATTGGCATTGGTGCTCCTGAGGGTCCTCTATCTCTTGATGATTTTCGGAGCCTTCAGCGGTCAAACAGG GAATTGAGAAGGCAATTGGAAGATCAGGTGCTTACGATAGATACATTGCGTAATGAGAATCGTGCAACTGTTGAGCGTCATGAAAAC GCAATCAAAGAGATAAAAGAATCAGTTGCAAACTCATACCTTGATCAACTTCAAGAATTGAACAATTTGTTAGATGTTAAACAAAAGGAGCTTGTAGAGGTCAATAGGATATCAGCTGAACAAAAGCATGCTATAGAAGACCTTAATTTAAGACTTACTGCTTCCATACAGTCATGTACTGAAGCAAATGAAATAATGAAGAG TCAGAAGGCATCTATTGCTGAACTCAAGGTTCAGTTCGATGAAGAGCGAGATCAGAGACGAGAAGAACGAGAAAAGGCTGCTGTTGATTTAAAAGCTGCAGTGCAAAGAGCTCAGTCAGAGGCTCAAGAGGAACTGCAAAGACTATCAGATGTTGCTTTGAAACGAGAGAAAGAGCAGCAAGAAGTAATTAATAAGCTTGAG GAATCACTGAGAAAGAGCTCATCACAAGTGGAAGGTTTGGTGTCCAAACTG GAAGAGACTAGGCAGAAATTGGTTAACTCTGATAATAAAGTTCGCCAACTAGAAACTCAATTTTGTGAAGCACAACATGCCTCGGCAACTGCAAGAAAC AAAGTGGAAGAACTTGAACATGCAATGACAGGATTGAGGAAAGAGATTGAGGCTGAAAag GCAGCCCGAGAAGAAGCTTGGGCTAAAGTTTCTGCTCTTGAGCTTGAAGTAAATGCTGCAATGCGGGATCTTGATTATGAGAGAAGGAGGCTAAAAGGTGCCAGGGAAAGAATTATGCTTCG AGAAACACAGCTACGAGCATTTTATTCCACAACCGAGGAAATCTCTGTACTGTTTGCAAAGCAGCAGGAACAACTGAAGGCAATGCAGAGAACTTTGGAAGATGAGGAAAATTATGATAATACATCTGTTGATATTGACATTAGTGTACCAAACAGGACTGTTAAGAGAATCACAGTCAGAGATAAGGCTACTGCTTGCTATCATGGGAACAATACCACAAAAGCAGGCTCCAATACTTCAGCTCAGAGAGTTAATTTTTCTGGCGATGAAGCCAGTGCTACCGAGAAGCATGACTGTGATATGAGAAGTCAAGAAGTTGGTGAAAACACACAGGAGGCTGAATTTACAAGTGCTGAACGTTTTGTTAAAGGTGGCTTTGGTTCTGACATTGATGGTGTTGGTACAGAACCTGTTCCAGAAAGATATCTCATTGGAACTGAGCGTGTTCTTGAAACTGAAAGCCTGGGAATCGAGGTTGAACGAAATATTGATTTGAACAGGTGTGAAACTTTAGGTGGAGATACAATGCAGTGTGATTATGAAACCAATGGCAATGCTCCTGAGAGCAATGAACAGATTCATACAACCTGCCCAGATACTTCTGTACACTCTCagtcaaataaactttttgaGACTCAAAATTCTGTGGAAGACACAGAAGCAGGAGGCACAATCAGGACAGCAGACCTTTTAGCTTCCGAAGTTCTTGGGAGTTGGGCTCAAAGTACGGCTCCCTCTGTCCACGGAGAAAATGAATCTCCTAAAATTGGACACAATGAAGAGGATCGTGCCATGGCCCTGCATGATTCTACTGGTCTGGTAGCTGAGAGTCAAAGAATGCCACCTGCTGAGGCTGCTGCTGCCAGACGTAGTGATGAACGTCAAGCATTGACTGAGATGATTGGGATTGTCGCGCCTGATTTAAAGGAGCAGTTTGGGGTTGCTGccaatgatgattttgatcaACAGAGGAAAAACCTGACTGTTAATTCTGACTCGGATACTGAGGACTGTGTCGACAGCGACGATGATAATAACAAAGTAGCTGCTATTAGTGGATCAATATCAGATGCAGAGACAGAGGGTAGTGACCAGGCTGGTGAGGATCAAAAGCATAATGAAGCAATGGTCGAGGATGATGAAACTAGCGCTGAAGATTCCCTTGGGTAG
- the LOC18614280 gene encoding CAP-Gly domain-containing linker protein 1 isoform X1, which produces MATKEVKKPETPISLKPSPMPKDHDSQSATSRPKQNDASSRSKVPLSTKQFIVSVAANISSQPLPTYDPNVWGVLTAISKNARKRPQGMNMLLTADEHSIGRLVEDVSFRIESISVSAEHCKIYRKRVTNEDTEQSSNSYPSVFLKDMSTNGTYLNWERFRKNSPELKIQHGDIISFSAPPQHELAFAFVYREVLRFAPSVKGACAKRKAEELACENKRLKGIGIGAPEGPLSLDDFRSLQRSNRELRRQLEDQVLTIDTLRNENRATVERHENAIKEIKESVANSYLDQLQELNNLLDVKQKELVEVNRISAEQKHAIEDLNLRLTASIQSCTEANEIMKSQKASIAELKVQFDEERDQRREEREKAAVDLKAAVQRAQSEAQEELQRLSDVALKREKEQQEVINKLEESLRKSSSQVEGLVSKLEETRQKLVNSDNKVRQLETQFCEAQHASATARNKVEELEHAMTGLRKEIEAEKQAAREEAWAKVSALELEVNAAMRDLDYERRRLKGARERIMLRETQLRAFYSTTEEISVLFAKQQEQLKAMQRTLEDEENYDNTSVDIDISVPNRTVKRITVRDKATACYHGNNTTKAGSNTSAQRVNFSGDEASATEKHDCDMRSQEVGENTQEAEFTSAERFVKGGFGSDIDGVGTEPVPERYLIGTERVLETESLGIEVERNIDLNRCETLGGDTMQCDYETNGNAPESNEQIHTTCPDTSVHSQSNKLFETQNSVEDTEAGGTIRTADLLASEVLGSWAQSTAPSVHGENESPKIGHNEEDRAMALHDSTGLVAESQRMPPAEAAAARRSDERQALTEMIGIVAPDLKEQFGVAANDDFDQQRKNLTVNSDSDTEDCVDSDDDNNKVAAISGSISDAETEGSDQAGEDQKHNEAMVEDDETSAEDSLG; this is translated from the exons ATGGCAACGAAGGAAGTCAAAAAACCTGAGACCCCAATTTCTTTAAAACCCAGTCCAATGCCCAAAGACCATGATTCCCAATCGGCGACGTCACGGCCGAAGCAAAACGACGCTTCCTCGCGTTCAAAGGTGCCGTTGAGTACCAAACAGTTCATTGTCTCAGTCGCAGCCAACATCTCCTCTCAGCCTCTCCCGACCTACGATCCCAACGTTTGGGGCGTTCTCACCGCTATTTCTAAAAATGCCCGCAAACGTCCTCAG GGTATGAATATGCTTTTGACTGCCGATGAGCACAGCATTGGTCGATTAGTGGAAGATGTAAGTTTTCGGATTGAGTCAATTTCCGTTAGTGCTGAACATTGCAAAATATATAGGAAGAGAGTCACCAATGAAGATACAGAGCAGTCGTCCAACAGTTATCCGTCTGTTTTCTTGAAAGATATGAG CACAAATGGGACGTATCTTAATTGGGAGAGGTTCAGAAAGAACAGTCCTGAATTGAAAATCCAACATGGagacatcatttcattttctgCCCCTCCACAACATG AACTTGCATTTGCATTCGTATACCGAGAAGTTCTTAGGTTCGCTCCCTCAGTCAAAGGTGCATgtgcaaaaagaaaagcag AAGAGCTTGCTTGTGAAAACAAGAGACTGAAAGGTATTGGCATTGGTGCTCCTGAGGGTCCTCTATCTCTTGATGATTTTCGGAGCCTTCAGCGGTCAAACAGG GAATTGAGAAGGCAATTGGAAGATCAGGTGCTTACGATAGATACATTGCGTAATGAGAATCGTGCAACTGTTGAGCGTCATGAAAAC GCAATCAAAGAGATAAAAGAATCAGTTGCAAACTCATACCTTGATCAACTTCAAGAATTGAACAATTTGTTAGATGTTAAACAAAAGGAGCTTGTAGAGGTCAATAGGATATCAGCTGAACAAAAGCATGCTATAGAAGACCTTAATTTAAGACTTACTGCTTCCATACAGTCATGTACTGAAGCAAATGAAATAATGAAGAG TCAGAAGGCATCTATTGCTGAACTCAAGGTTCAGTTCGATGAAGAGCGAGATCAGAGACGAGAAGAACGAGAAAAGGCTGCTGTTGATTTAAAAGCTGCAGTGCAAAGAGCTCAGTCAGAGGCTCAAGAGGAACTGCAAAGACTATCAGATGTTGCTTTGAAACGAGAGAAAGAGCAGCAAGAAGTAATTAATAAGCTTGAG GAATCACTGAGAAAGAGCTCATCACAAGTGGAAGGTTTGGTGTCCAAACTG GAAGAGACTAGGCAGAAATTGGTTAACTCTGATAATAAAGTTCGCCAACTAGAAACTCAATTTTGTGAAGCACAACATGCCTCGGCAACTGCAAGAAAC AAAGTGGAAGAACTTGAACATGCAATGACAGGATTGAGGAAAGAGATTGAGGCTGAAAag CAGGCAGCCCGAGAAGAAGCTTGGGCTAAAGTTTCTGCTCTTGAGCTTGAAGTAAATGCTGCAATGCGGGATCTTGATTATGAGAGAAGGAGGCTAAAAGGTGCCAGGGAAAGAATTATGCTTCG AGAAACACAGCTACGAGCATTTTATTCCACAACCGAGGAAATCTCTGTACTGTTTGCAAAGCAGCAGGAACAACTGAAGGCAATGCAGAGAACTTTGGAAGATGAGGAAAATTATGATAATACATCTGTTGATATTGACATTAGTGTACCAAACAGGACTGTTAAGAGAATCACAGTCAGAGATAAGGCTACTGCTTGCTATCATGGGAACAATACCACAAAAGCAGGCTCCAATACTTCAGCTCAGAGAGTTAATTTTTCTGGCGATGAAGCCAGTGCTACCGAGAAGCATGACTGTGATATGAGAAGTCAAGAAGTTGGTGAAAACACACAGGAGGCTGAATTTACAAGTGCTGAACGTTTTGTTAAAGGTGGCTTTGGTTCTGACATTGATGGTGTTGGTACAGAACCTGTTCCAGAAAGATATCTCATTGGAACTGAGCGTGTTCTTGAAACTGAAAGCCTGGGAATCGAGGTTGAACGAAATATTGATTTGAACAGGTGTGAAACTTTAGGTGGAGATACAATGCAGTGTGATTATGAAACCAATGGCAATGCTCCTGAGAGCAATGAACAGATTCATACAACCTGCCCAGATACTTCTGTACACTCTCagtcaaataaactttttgaGACTCAAAATTCTGTGGAAGACACAGAAGCAGGAGGCACAATCAGGACAGCAGACCTTTTAGCTTCCGAAGTTCTTGGGAGTTGGGCTCAAAGTACGGCTCCCTCTGTCCACGGAGAAAATGAATCTCCTAAAATTGGACACAATGAAGAGGATCGTGCCATGGCCCTGCATGATTCTACTGGTCTGGTAGCTGAGAGTCAAAGAATGCCACCTGCTGAGGCTGCTGCTGCCAGACGTAGTGATGAACGTCAAGCATTGACTGAGATGATTGGGATTGTCGCGCCTGATTTAAAGGAGCAGTTTGGGGTTGCTGccaatgatgattttgatcaACAGAGGAAAAACCTGACTGTTAATTCTGACTCGGATACTGAGGACTGTGTCGACAGCGACGATGATAATAACAAAGTAGCTGCTATTAGTGGATCAATATCAGATGCAGAGACAGAGGGTAGTGACCAGGCTGGTGAGGATCAAAAGCATAATGAAGCAATGGTCGAGGATGATGAAACTAGCGCTGAAGATTCCCTTGGGTAG